AAAATATTATCATCTTCCCGATACAGAACGAAGATGAGGTTCTTGCTGTTATCGAAATTGCTTCTTTTGAATCATTTAGTCCTTCTCAAATCAAGTTACTTGAAGAAGTCATTCCTACGACTGGAATTACATTAAAAAGTATTTTAAATCACATGAAGGCGGAAAGGTTATTACAAGAATCACAAGGCTTAACAGAAGAACTTCAAGCACAATCTGAAGAACTGCAATTACAGCAAGAGGAGCTAAGGACGACAAATGAACAACTCGAGGAACAATATGAAGCCTCTGTCATAAAAAAAGAAGAACTAGAGAAAGTAAGAGAGCAACTTGAAGAAAAAGCGCAGCAATTAGAAGTTAGCTCCCAATATAAATCAGAATTTCTTGCTAACATGTCCCATGAACTTAGAACGCCACTTAATAGTTTACTCATTTTAGCACAGATTCTTTCCGAAAACGGTGAGGGAAATCTTACGGCAAAACAAAAGGAGTATGTTCGAACTATTTATTCTTCTGGTAATGATTTATTACATTTAATTAATGATGTTCTAGATTTAGCAAAAGTAGAATCAGGAAAACTAGAAGTAATTCATAGAGTAGTAGATTTACATGGGGTAAAAGATTACATTATGAAGCAATTTTCACCAATTGCCTATAAGAAAGAAATTCAATTTAATATTCAAGTGGAACCTGATGCACCGTCAAGTTTCTATACGGATGAACAACGGCTGCAGCAAATTTTGAAAAATCTGCTTTCAAATGCATTTAAATTCACTGAACGTGGCAGTGTTTCATTAATTGTTCGAAAGATAATGAAAGAAAATGACAGGCAGCCAATTTTTGTGAATAACCACATAGAATGTATGTTAGCCTTCTCCGTGATTGATACAGGTATTGGCATACCTAGAGAAGAGCAGGAGACGATATTTGATGCCTTTAAACAAGCCGATGGAACGACAAGTCGAAAATATGGTGGTACAGGATTAGGACTATCTATTTGCCGAGAAATAGCATATTTATTAGGTGGGTTTATTGAGTTAACGAGTGAGGCTGGAGAGGGAAGCAACTTTACTTTATATCTGCCGTATGACCAAGTAATTAAGCCAAAAGAGGTAACAACTTATATTAAGGAAGCTTCGGCAGGCCTCGAGGATGAGTATTATTCACCAGAAGTTACGAACAAAATGGATGACGAAGATAGAAGGAATAAACAACTAGGAAAATCTTCTCTAAAAAATAAAAAGGTCCTCATTGTCGACGATGATATCCGAAATGTTTATGCACTAACAATTGCTCTAGAGAAATATGAAATGGAAATACTTGTAGCAGACAATGGCCGCGAAGGGATTGAAATCTTACAAAGTAATCCAGATATAGATATTATTTTAATGGATATTATGATGCCTGAAATGGATGGATTTGAAGCAATACGTACAATCCGAAGGACACCAGAGTTTATATCCTTACCGATTATTGCCCTTACAGCAAAGGCGATGAAACATAGTCGGGAGGAATGTTTAGATGCAGGAGCAACTGACTATATTAGTAAGCCGCTTAACTTAGATCAGTTATTCTCGCTTATGCATGTATGGTTGTATAGAAGGGAAGGATAAGCGATTACAATTCAAAAACGGGAAGTAGTACAAAAGCAAACAGCGAGCCAAGTGATAGAAAATATTGAAATAGATATGCTTCTTGAATCGATTTACCGCTTTTACGGCTATGATTTTAGAAATTATACCCGTCCCTTCATGCAGAGGAGAATTGTACAACGTGTAAAAAAGGAGAATCTAACAAGTATATCTGCTCTTCAAGAAAAAATATTGCGTGATCCGATTGTAATGAAGAAGTTATTTTCAGATTTCTCTATAAATGTTACCGAGATGTTTCGGGATCCTAGTTTTTTTAAGTCTTTGCGCACAAATCTTATTCCAGTAGTAAGAGATTATTCTGAAATTCGAATTTGGCATGTCGGCTGCTCTACTGGGGAAGAAGTGTATTCGATGGCCATCCTGTTACAAGAAGAGGGTCTATATGAAAAGACAAAAATTTATGCAACAGATATAAACAAAAGTGTGTTAGAAAAGGCGAAGAGGGGTACTTTTTCTTTAGCAGATATGCAGCAATACACCAAAAATTATTTATTAGCTGGCGGGACTAGAGCTTTTTCAGAATACTACAAGGTGGTTGATGACCAGGTTGTTTTCCACCCTGCTCTACAAAAAAACGTTGTGTTTGCAGAGCATAATTTAGTAACAGACTCTTCATTTCACGAGTTTGATATTATTATTTGTCGAAATGTCCTAATCTATTTTAATAAGTGTTTGCAAAATGATGTCCATCAACTCCTCTATGAAAGCCTAAGTTTGTCAGGCTTTCTAGGGTTGGGTAAAAGAGAGGGGATTAGATTTACAAGTTATGGAAACTGTTACGAAGAATTTAACTCAACAGAAAGACTGTACCGTAAATTTAAATAGTACCACTACTCAAAAAGTCAATCTATTAATGGTGGATAATCATCCTGAAAATCTATTGGCATTGGAAGCAGTACTCTCGTCTCCACACTATAACTTAGTTAGTGCAACCTCAGGGAATGAAGCGCTGAAATGTCTGCTTAAACAAGAATTTGCTGTTATTTTACTAGACGTACAAATGCCGGGTCTAAATGGTTTTGAAACAGCTAAACTGATTCGGGCAAGGGAAAAAACAAAGCATATTCCAATTATTTTCATTACGGCTATTAGTCAAGATTTGGAACATGTTCAACGTGGTTACTCTGTAGGGGCAATTGATTATATCTTTAAACCGTTTCAACCTGAAACATTGAAACAAAAAATAGAGAAATTTGTTGAAATCCATCAAAAATATAAAGAGGAAATTAGCAAGAGTGAGTTGCAGTGTTCAGTTGAATTAAGTGAAGTGAATAAGAAGTTAGATCAGACAACCTTGGATTTACAAAGGACAGAAGCATTAGCGAAGGTGATTAGTGAAACGTTAATAGATACCATTGTTACCTTTGACAGTCAAGGGTATATCTTATCGGTAAATCCAGCTGTAAAAACCATGTTTGCCTATAATCCGGAGGAATTGGTAGGACAGCCTATCAGCAATCTTTTTCTAAAAGTGAAGGGAGACAATGGAAATAGCTCTCCGCAGTTGTTCTTTTCCTTAAACAACCCATGTCTAGGTAAGGTGATCGAATCGGTTGCAGTAAGGAAGGATGAACGCCATTTTTATGCGGATATCCAAATTGGAGAAGCTGCAGTAGAAGATCAACAAATTTTTGTTTGTACCATTCGTGATGTGACAGAAAGAAAGCAGATAGAAGAAATTAAAAAGCAACAATTCAATCATATGGAGAATATGGTAAAGGACCGCACATTAGAGCTCATACTAGCCAATCAGCAGCTGCAAATAGAAATTGAGGAGCGAAAAAAGATTACCGATTATCTTTCTGTTTCCCAAGAACGGTTTCGGAAAATCTTTGAGTCTAGTCCCTGCTTGATGGCTATTATTTCGCTGAAAGATAAAACATACTTGGATGTTAATACAAGTTGGATAAACTTTACGGATTACAGTTATCATGAATTATTTCATCAAAAAATAAACTTACTAGATTTTATTGACGAACCCGACGGTAACTCTATTCATCTAGAGAAGCCAATTCGTAGTAAGAAAATCCACTATAAGACAAAACACGGGGAAATCCGTGCCGGATTTTTATCTACAGAATTTATTGACATTCAACCTGAACCTTGTATTCTTTTCGTTTTGACAGATTTTACGGAAAGGCTCCTTTTGGAAAGGGAGATGTCTAGGCTGGATCGGCTAAATTTAATTGGGGAGATGGCTGCAGGGATTGCCCACGAAATTCGCAACCCCATGACAACCGTTTATGGATTTTTGCAAGTAGCAAGAAGCGACCGCGATGGTTTACCACAAGAAATAGTTGACCTCATGTTGGACGAATTAAGCAGGGCTAATTCTATTATTACTGAATTTCTTAATTTGGCTAAAAATAAAGTAAGTTATAAAAAAATCCAAAACTTAAATACGATTATTGAAGCATTATTTCCGCTTATTCAAGCGGAGGCCTTACGTTCTAGAAAACAAGCTGTGCTCGATTTACATGATTGCCCCGATATCTCAGTAGATGAAAAAGAAATCCGCCAATTAGTATTAAATATTGTGTTAAATGGGCTCGATTCCATGTCACCCGGAGGGCAGCTTACGATAAAAACCTATACAGAAGAACAGGCTGTCATTTTAGAAATAAAAGATCAGGGGATAGGGATTAGCTCGGAGATTTTAGAAAAACTAGGAACACCGTTCTTCACAACGAAGGAAAATGGAACAGGGTTGGGTCTAGCGATCTGCTATAGTGTAGCAGAACGTCATCAGGCAGATATTGAAATAGAAACAGGAAATGAAGGGTCAACCTTTTCTATTCGTTTCAAATCAATCTAGCAATAAATCAAATTAGAAAAGGGCGGTTTGAGCCATGAGAAAAAGAAAAGTTCAATGCGTCTGGAGCTAGACATTTCTCAAAGTACAAACTTTAATACTTTCTTTCTTTGAATGAAGGAGGGGTTGCATGTTAAAAAGGAGCAAGCTATTTCTTCTTACTTTTTTTATTATTTTTGCAATATTAGTTGGTTTTAGCTTTAAATACTTTGTCGATGAAAAGCCAAAAGTCGTCTTTGTTTTGAGAACGTTAGACAATCAGTATTGGGAAATTATTCGAGCAGGTATAGAGCAGGGATGTAAAGATTTTGGGATAGACGGTAAGGTAATGGCACCGAGAAATGGAACAGCCGAAGAACAAATGAAGATGTTAAAGAATGTTCTTGAAGAACCTCCCGATGTATTAGTGATCTCTCCGGCCATTTCCCCTGATATCATTCCTAATTTAGAAGAGTTTGTTAAAAGGAACATTCCTGTATTGCTGATAGATACAGATGAACCTTGGAAAAATAAAACGGCTTATATTGGTACCAATAACATAGAATTAGGGAGAAAAGCAGGGATATTGATGGGTGCGATGCTTCAGCCTGGAGATAAAGTGGCCCTTATCGGCAGAGAATCATCCGTAGAAAGAGAACGGATAAAGGGAGCTAAAGATAGTCTAGAGGCAGCGGGGATCAACATAGCAGCAGAAACGTTAATACTATCAATTGATGATAAAGAGTATGATCAAAACGTGAAAAAGGTAATAGGAACGATTTTACTGCAGCATCCGGATCTTAAAGGTGTTATTACTTCAACTGATTATCTTGCTATTCCTGTGATTAAGGTTCTGCAGGAACAAGGGCTTACTATGCCTGTTACAGGAGCAGATGGAATAATCAAAATGCTTGAGTTGATAGAAAAAGGAACATTAATTGGTACAGTAGCCCAAAACCCTTATGATATGGGATATTTAAGCGTTGAAGCTGCATTAAAGGTTACAAAGGGAGAAAAGATAAAAAGATACATTGATAGCGGTGTAGATATTATCACGGAAGACAATGTGAAACAGAAGCTAGACTTCTTAAAAAAGGTGTTAAAGTAAACTCTAGGTTCAGTCCTCCGTTACACTTTAAAGGAAGATAATATTTATAAGCGCAGTATTTCCCTTAAGTTCACATAGAAAAATAAAGGGCAGAAAATTTTTTTTAGAAGTAAAAAAGGAGCTAAACTGTAAACTACAGCTTAGCTCCTTTTATTTACAAATTATCTAATGAAAAAGGATATAATCCCTATAATTATACACAAGATTCCACCTAAAAATTGTCCTAGTCCAGAGGCTTCCCCCATGATTAAAAGATTAAAAATGTTTTTTCTTTTTTGGGTTTTTCCGACGAACGCATCGTCCTTTTTCATTCTATATCTACCCCATAATACTAAGACTACTCCAAAAAGTATAAACAATAGTTTTAAAATCATTATATATTGACCTCCATTTATTATCGTATTTAGTAATATTATGATTAAAATTTTCTTCAATAAATTTAACTATCGGTCATCTTCATCAAAAATAAAAGTTTCTTCAATTGTTAAGTTAAAAACTGAAGATATTTTATATGCTAGTAAAACAGATGGATTATATTGTTGTTTTTCTAAAGAGATGATTGTTCTTGATGATACACATACTCTATCCGCTAATTCTTGTTGTGTAATTCCATGTTTTAACCGCAATTCTTTTACTATATTTTTCATATAATTCACCAAATTAAAGAAAATGATTATAATATTTTTTAGCTAAAGTGCTAGTAATTAGGGTAAGTACTATAATAATCATTAAAGCAGTATTTGTTGGAATTGTAATCCATTTTGAAAGAAACATCATCAGGATCGTCACAATCATTAGAATGCTTATGGTAAAGTGAGCAGCTTTTCCTTCAATTAAATCATCGCGTTCATCATACTCTTTTGATAGCTCTCTTTCTAATTGTTTGCGATTAGTATTAAATTTAACGTGAGAAGTTATAGCGAAGACTAAAAGCAGTGCTCCTACAAATAAATATAAAATACCAGAATAAGATCCTTCTGTAGTATTAGTTTCAGTGTAATTGAAAAATATTTCAAAAAAACCGAGTGCAATCATTGCAAATGAGCATAAATAAAGCTCTCTAAATTTATTTTTCAAAGAAATCACTCCTAACATAGCGCAATGTGAAGTTTGTTTCACGTGAACTTAACTTCATATTACTCTATCTTACAGGGAATGTCTAGAATTAATTTGTTTAATTCTCGAAAATCATAAATCGAAAGGAAAAACTATTCCAAGTACTACCGAACTATGTTCTCTGCAAAAAACGAATAAACTTTGTTAGACTTTGCGGTTTCTGTTTTCTACGTTTGATTATAAAATCTATCATGATTGTGTCAGACAGTTCTTGATATTGAACCGTTTTTATTTCTTTTCGATTATAAGCAACATCTGCCGGTAATATCGTCATTCCAAGTCCATCATGAACCGCTTGCAGAATAGATTCTAGAGAATCAAACTCCATAATAGTAGGGTCATGGAAATAACTTTTGTTAGCGAAGTCTATCATTTTGTTTCTGTAGATACAATTTATGTCACTATTAACAATTAACGTTTGATTATGTTGCTTTTCAAGTTGACTATGTTTAGGTGAAATGAGTACGATTTTCTCAAAATAACGATAAACGGTTTCAAACTGTGAGGAAATATTCGCACCATTTATAAAAACACCATCAATTTCTCCATAGGAAAGCATTTCTTGTAACCTTTGTTTATCATTCGTTCGTACCTTTACATCCATATTTTTATGCTCCTTCAAAACAGAAGAAAACAGCTGAGGAATTCTAACCGCAGAAATCGTTTGGGATGCACCTATTGTTAATGATTCTCTCCATTTTTGAGGACTAATGACTGACTTGGCTTCATCCATTAATAACATGATTTGATTTGTATACTCTAATAAAACGTTCCCCTTTTCGGTCAATGTAACCCCTCTATTGTTACGCATAAATAATTTAACCCCTAGTTCATCTTCCAAGCTCTTAATTCGCTGACTGACATTAGGTTGTACGTAGCCCAATTTTTCAGCAGCTTTTGATACTGACTGCAGCTCTGCAACATGTTTAAAAATCCACAAATCATGACTTTCCAAGAATATATTCCTCCATTGGTATTATTTAAAATGATACCTACTTCATTTTTCAGTATTATATCCTTTATGTGTTCAAAAGTATAATTGAGCATATAAATCAAACAAAGTTAGGATGATTTAGAATGGAATTAATAGATAAAGTAGTCATTGTAACTGGCGGTGGTACTGGTATAGGAAAAGCAACAGCTCTGAAATTAGCAAATGCAGGTGCAAAGGTGGTTATTAATTATAACCGATCGGAAAAAGAAGCTGTCGAGGTTGTCAATGAGATAACACAACTAGGTGGCATAGCAATCGCTTATAAAGCAAATGTAGCGATAGAAAAAGAAGTGAATGATATGGTATCCCAAACGATTACATCACTAGGGACGGTGGATGGTTTAGTAAACAATGCAAGTATTACAGCTCAAATTGCTATGAATGACCTAGATGCCGTAACAGATGAAGTGTGGGATTCCCTTTTTAGTGTGAATGTGAAAGGAATGTTTCATTGTGTAAAAGCTGTAGTTCCATATATGAAGAAGCAACAAGCGGGTGTAATTGTTAACATGGGCAGTGTAGCGGGAATGACCGGAATAGGTTCATCCATACCGTATGTTGCCACAAAATCAGCTATCCACACAATGACAAAGTCATTAGCTATGGCATTGTCACCTTATATCAGAGTAAATAGTATAGCTCCTGGTGCAGTTGATACAAGGTGGTGGTCAGGTCATGAAGAAAAGATGTATCAACTTGCAGGTAACTTACCACTTAAAAGAATATCAACGCCAGATGATATTGCGGAAGCTATTCTTTTTCAATTGACTCAAGAATCTGTCACAGGTCAAGTTTTTACAATTGATAATGGTCAAACATTGTAAGATTAAACATAACTCATTACACCCTTATACAATAATAGGGTGTTTGGTCTATTTTTATAGCTCATACCGCTATCTCTTCTTTAGTACCAGCCGTATTTCCCTTAAGGAATAACGGCTGGGTGACGTATTTTCACTTAACAGTACCTTTCGAGGTGAAGCCACTTTACAATCTTTGTTTAACCTACAATTTTCTACTTAAGCTAAAATGTGACCGCCTTCTACATGAAGGACGGTTCCGGTCACGAAACTGTTTTGAATCAGGTATAGTACGCTTTGTGCAACGTCTTCAGTCTTTCCTATTCGTTTCACAGGAAGTTTGTTTCCGACCGTTGCATAGAACTGATTACGATCTTTTTCTGGCATTTTGCTGCGGGAAGGTGTATCAATGATACCGGGTGAAACGATGTTCACTCGAATCGGAGCAAGTTCTAAAGCCAAGGTCTGACCTAGATTCGAAATGGCCGCATTGACTGCACCCAGAATTGACGAACCAACCATCGATTTGTAGGCTACTACCCCAGAGAATAAAGTGATCGAACCATGTGGTAAGATTTTCGGTGCACCGTATTTAGCTGCGTAGTATTGGCCCCAAAATTTGTTTTCAAACAGTTGTCTGGCTTGGGCTGTATCTGTTTGGAGGAATGATCCGCCGGATGTTTCAGCCGCGCTCACCACAAGATGGTTGAACTGGCCGACTTTTTCAAAGAAAGACTGAACTTGCCGTTCTTGTGTTGTATCCAGCGTAAAAGCCGTAGCTTTATCGCCTAGTTGCTCTATTGCATTCTGTAATTTTCCTTCGGAACGGCTGGCAATAATAACTTTTGCTCCTTCGGCTATTACTTGTTTAGCTGTTTCAAGACCAATCCCCGAGCTTCCGCCGATAATTACCACTTTTTTATCTTGTAACATGTTTTTACCTCCTTGTAATTTTCCTTTATAGATTAAAAGTTCAATACTTCTTTCAAATGTAGTTCAAGTTCGAATACAAATTTTCCAACTTTCGGATTTTTTATTACATCATAACAAGTGAAACTCTTTAAAGGTTTCATTCCGATGAATTTCTGCATGAGGTGCAAATGGCTTAATGCATCTTCCAGGCTGTTCCCTTCAAAAAATTGAGTTGGATCATTAAATGCTTTTTCAGGAGCATTCCAGGTAGTCGAAAACATATATTTCTTTTTGGTCAGTAATCCGCCGCTTCCATATTGATCAGCACCCTTAAAAAACAAACCATAAGCATAAACCTCATCCATATACGTTTTCAATAAGCCTGGAACACTGAACCAATAGACAGGTGTTTGGTAAATGACAATATCGGCCCATAAAAACTTTTGCTGTTCTTCCTCAATTTTATATCCGTTTTGAACAATGGTTGTTTTTATATTGTTTTTTTCACTTAACAAGCTGACCATCTTGTCCATTAATGTCTGGTTTAAATTACCTTCCGCTGTACTATACCTTTGATGTCCGTTAATAATAAGAATATTTTTCATCTTTTTTCTCTCTCCTTTGATTGTTGGATTTCTCTCACTTATTCTGATCAATTCCTCAAGAATGTGATGGAATAATAGGTTTATTGATATTATAAATATAGTAACTTTATTTAGGGAAGTAGTGATAAATAATTCATAAAGTTACCGAAAGTATACTTTTTTGATATGATAAAGGAAATTAATTAAAAAATGTTTTAGGAAGGATGTTTCAGATGAGTGTTATGGAGCCCGTCATACTGACAAAAGGAACACCAGGTGAGATTTGCCCTATAGCTAAAACGCTTGACGTGATAGGAACTAAATGGACCTTTTTAATTATTCGGGATCTGCTTATCGAAGGAACAATGCGATTCAGTGAGCTATTGAAATCAATGGATGGAATTAGTCCAAAAACACTTTCGCTGCGCCTTAAGGAACTGGAGGATCATGGGATATTGGAAAGAAAGGTATTTCCGGAGGTTCCCCCTCGTGTGGAATATACATTAACAGAAAAAGGGAAACGATTAGAAAGTATTTTCATTGAATTAAAGAGGTTTGGATTATATTTATAAAAGATTGAACATAGATCATTCTCTACATTTGAGGACGTCAATGATAAAGGATATAGAAATCCTTTATATCCCTTTGTTTTTCCAAAATATAAAACAACCTCTTATTTGAACTACAATAAGAGGTTGTTTGGTATATTTAATTCTATTCTCTAGTTTAGGCTTTATTATTGTCATAAAGAGCGAAGGTAACTTCTGCGTCACAAGAACTTCTTTAATTTGTTGAGTATTGAACATAGACCTTATGCATCTTTGTCCTTATTCAGTCACGGTTTGTTCCATAGCTCTGATGGATTCAGCTACCTTAACCATCATGGAACATTCGATTCTCTTTCGGAAGATGTCACAACTGAAGTCGTAGGTTCCCTTGAGAGAGCCAGTTGCATGAAGCGCGTTGGCAGGGCAGCCGCCACTGCAGTAAAGTTTCGCCCAGCAATCCTGACATTCCGGTTTTGAGTAGCAGTTACTCTCTTTAAATTGGCATTGTATCTCAGGTTTTGTGATTCCATCCCAGATGTTTCCCAAGCTGTATTCTTCATCCCCTACAAACTGGTGGCATGGGAAGAGCTCGCCCCATGGTGTAACAGCGAGATATTCGGTTCCTGAACCGCATCCGGAAATTCTCTTTTGGATGCAAGGTCCTTCTGAAAGGTCAAGCATGTAATGGTAAAAGGTAAAGCCATTGCCTTTTTCTTCGCGATTAAGCATTTCCTTGGCGAGAATCTCGTACTGGTTGTAAATCTCTGGGAGGTCCTTCTCAGTGAGTGCATATGGTTCTCGTGGATCACAGATGACCGGTTCCATCGAGAGTTTGTCG
The DNA window shown above is from Neobacillus sp. WH10 and carries:
- a CDS encoding response regulator — protein: METVTKNLTQQKDCTVNLNSTTTQKVNLLMVDNHPENLLALEAVLSSPHYNLVSATSGNEALKCLLKQEFAVILLDVQMPGLNGFETAKLIRAREKTKHIPIIFITAISQDLEHVQRGYSVGAIDYIFKPFQPETLKQKIEKFVEIHQKYKEEISKSELQCSVELSEVNKKLDQTTLDLQRTEALAKVISETLIDTIVTFDSQGYILSVNPAVKTMFAYNPEELVGQPISNLFLKVKGDNGNSSPQLFFSLNNPCLGKVIESVAVRKDERHFYADIQIGEAAVEDQQIFVCTIRDVTERKQIEEIKKQQFNHMENMVKDRTLELILANQQLQIEIEERKKITDYLSVSQERFRKIFESSPCLMAIISLKDKTYLDVNTSWINFTDYSYHELFHQKINLLDFIDEPDGNSIHLEKPIRSKKIHYKTKHGEIRAGFLSTEFIDIQPEPCILFVLTDFTERLLLEREMSRLDRLNLIGEMAAGIAHEIRNPMTTVYGFLQVARSDRDGLPQEIVDLMLDELSRANSIITEFLNLAKNKVSYKKIQNLNTIIEALFPLIQAEALRSRKQAVLDLHDCPDISVDEKEIRQLVLNIVLNGLDSMSPGGQLTIKTYTEEQAVILEIKDQGIGISSEILEKLGTPFFTTKENGTGLGLAICYSVAERHQADIEIETGNEGSTFSIRFKSI
- a CDS encoding LysR family transcriptional regulator, giving the protein MESHDLWIFKHVAELQSVSKAAEKLGYVQPNVSQRIKSLEDELGVKLFMRNNRGVTLTEKGNVLLEYTNQIMLLMDEAKSVISPQKWRESLTIGASQTISAVRIPQLFSSVLKEHKNMDVKVRTNDKQRLQEMLSYGEIDGVFINGANISSQFETVYRYFEKIVLISPKHSQLEKQHNQTLIVNSDINCIYRNKMIDFANKSYFHDPTIMEFDSLESILQAVHDGLGMTILPADVAYNRKEIKTVQYQELSDTIMIDFIIKRRKQKPQSLTKFIRFLQRT
- a CDS encoding sugar ABC transporter substrate-binding protein, giving the protein MLKRSKLFLLTFFIIFAILVGFSFKYFVDEKPKVVFVLRTLDNQYWEIIRAGIEQGCKDFGIDGKVMAPRNGTAEEQMKMLKNVLEEPPDVLVISPAISPDIIPNLEEFVKRNIPVLLIDTDEPWKNKTAYIGTNNIELGRKAGILMGAMLQPGDKVALIGRESSVERERIKGAKDSLEAAGINIAAETLILSIDDKEYDQNVKKVIGTILLQHPDLKGVITSTDYLAIPVIKVLQEQGLTMPVTGADGIIKMLELIEKGTLIGTVAQNPYDMGYLSVEAALKVTKGEKIKRYIDSGVDIITEDNVKQKLDFLKKVLK
- a CDS encoding helix-turn-helix transcriptional regulator; this translates as MKNIVKELRLKHGITQQELADRVCVSSRTIISLEKQQYNPSVLLAYKISSVFNLTIEETFIFDEDDR
- a CDS encoding NAD(P)H-dependent oxidoreductase, whose amino-acid sequence is MKNILIINGHQRYSTAEGNLNQTLMDKMVSLLSEKNNIKTTIVQNGYKIEEEQQKFLWADIVIYQTPVYWFSVPGLLKTYMDEVYAYGLFFKGADQYGSGGLLTKKKYMFSTTWNAPEKAFNDPTQFFEGNSLEDALSHLHLMQKFIGMKPLKSFTCYDVIKNPKVGKFVFELELHLKEVLNF
- a CDS encoding response regulator, whose translation is MKFRAKLYTSTGSIVVLISICVIILMNMLEQSMVNTDVVVTDKYERINMASTIKYETVNIARELREITVNQSNETLDSSIYALEESNININRAIESLERIDSKGKTDGLIAKYKVLLESYLAAAQQVIAIKKVDSKAAIQPQLLNDSKLTGERMLQLAELLRGLQEQEMKNELYRSRDTYHWAISTIYFYLAICLCLGLGFMIWIIRGMTKNLNHVTTVMKSVTNSSPDDLPRIEIFSKDEIGAIAAAFNKMVSELEAHSKLEKQLIEEAGERSWLKSKIAEILAMYPKAKDVQMLAELFISKLVPMVGACNGVFYIKTVEENEQYLKKIAAYAFFNQNREFQCFRMGEGLIGQCALEKQSIFLNQVPDNYIKIRSGMGEASPKNIIIFPIQNEDEVLAVIEIASFESFSPSQIKLLEEVIPTTGITLKSILNHMKAERLLQESQGLTEELQAQSEELQLQQEELRTTNEQLEEQYEASVIKKEELEKVREQLEEKAQQLEVSSQYKSEFLANMSHELRTPLNSLLILAQILSENGEGNLTAKQKEYVRTIYSSGNDLLHLINDVLDLAKVESGKLEVIHRVVDLHGVKDYIMKQFSPIAYKKEIQFNIQVEPDAPSSFYTDEQRLQQILKNLLSNAFKFTERGSVSLIVRKIMKENDRQPIFVNNHIECMLAFSVIDTGIGIPREEQETIFDAFKQADGTTSRKYGGTGLGLSICREIAYLLGGFIELTSEAGEGSNFTLYLPYDQVIKPKEVTTYIKEASAGLEDEYYSPEVTNKMDDEDRRNKQLGKSSLKNKKVLIVDDDIRNVYALTIALEKYEMEILVADNGREGIEILQSNPDIDIILMDIMMPEMDGFEAIRTIRRTPEFISLPIIALTAKAMKHSREECLDAGATDYISKPLNLDQLFSLMHVWLYRREG
- a CDS encoding SDR family oxidoreductase, with product MLQDKKVVIIGGSSGIGLETAKQVIAEGAKVIIASRSEGKLQNAIEQLGDKATAFTLDTTQERQVQSFFEKVGQFNHLVVSAAETSGGSFLQTDTAQARQLFENKFWGQYYAAKYGAPKILPHGSITLFSGVVAYKSMVGSSILGAVNAAISNLGQTLALELAPIRVNIVSPGIIDTPSRSKMPEKDRNQFYATVGNKLPVKRIGKTEDVAQSVLYLIQNSFVTGTVLHVEGGHILA
- a CDS encoding helix-turn-helix domain-containing protein, whose translation is MSVMEPVILTKGTPGEICPIAKTLDVIGTKWTFLIIRDLLIEGTMRFSELLKSMDGISPKTLSLRLKELEDHGILERKVFPEVPPRVEYTLTEKGKRLESIFIELKRFGLYL
- a CDS encoding SDR family oxidoreductase; its protein translation is MELIDKVVIVTGGGTGIGKATALKLANAGAKVVINYNRSEKEAVEVVNEITQLGGIAIAYKANVAIEKEVNDMVSQTITSLGTVDGLVNNASITAQIAMNDLDAVTDEVWDSLFSVNVKGMFHCVKAVVPYMKKQQAGVIVNMGSVAGMTGIGSSIPYVATKSAIHTMTKSLAMALSPYIRVNSIAPGAVDTRWWSGHEEKMYQLAGNLPLKRISTPDDIAEAILFQLTQESVTGQVFTIDNGQTL
- a CDS encoding protein-glutamate O-methyltransferase CheR; the encoded protein is MLLESIYRFYGYDFRNYTRPFMQRRIVQRVKKENLTSISALQEKILRDPIVMKKLFSDFSINVTEMFRDPSFFKSLRTNLIPVVRDYSEIRIWHVGCSTGEEVYSMAILLQEEGLYEKTKIYATDINKSVLEKAKRGTFSLADMQQYTKNYLLAGGTRAFSEYYKVVDDQVVFHPALQKNVVFAEHNLVTDSSFHEFDIIICRNVLIYFNKCLQNDVHQLLYESLSLSGFLGLGKREGIRFTSYGNCYEEFNSTERLYRKFK